A single region of the Oreochromis niloticus isolate F11D_XX linkage group LG19, O_niloticus_UMD_NMBU, whole genome shotgun sequence genome encodes:
- the col10a1a gene encoding collagen, type X, alpha 1a: protein MDIRVATILLLVVASAAAHGKGYVVRKVMPVKGHVVAGEPGAPGEPGPEGPPGPPGPPGENGEGYAGPQGPPGPPGSPGRSIAGKPGSPGGPGKPGRPGDSGEKGDTGATGPQGPRGVPGSPGSPGPAGLSATGKPGPSGLPGAMGPRGEPGLKGHPGIPGLPGSKGDRGVGAPGPQGETGPEGATGPPGAPGPAGVGRPGKPGSPGEPGKSGSPGSDGAPGPMGPQGPKGHTGAPGVGLPGKPGENGAPGLPGSSGPKGNQGPSGAPGAPGVPGYGKPGANGEKGERGATGSPGATGPKGEQGPTGYTGATGATGPTGPTGPQGERGFTGAPGAVGPKGDTGATGPQGPKGNKGDQGAQGFQGKQGYPGPAGPAGARGETGPSGEKGNVGAPGTPGAPGIPGPAGPKGHPGRPGEQGPSGSDGAPGSRGPTGPQGPAGPQGLKGHPGLPGAPGPAGLAAKGLTGPEGPPGQPGEPGADGEPGPAGPPGPPGPPGEVVFEKGKDLGVSEIMVKSPMSAFTAALTTPYPPAGSPIKFDHIVYNAENHYDPESGIFTCQVPGVYFFSYSIHVNGAHALVALYKNGQPVMFTYDEYNKGFLDQMSGSAVLLLDEQDTVYVQIPDDEANGVFAAENVHCSFSGFLIAST from the exons ATGGACATACGTGTAGCGACCATCCTCCTCCTTGTGGTGGCCTCTGCAGCAGCCCACGGAAAGGGTTACGTTGTGAGGAAGGTGATGCCTGTAAAGGGCCATG TGGTGGCAGGTGAGCCTGGTGCTCCAGGTGAGCCAGGCCCCGAGGGACCTCCTGGCCCTCCTGGCCCACCAGGTGAAAATGGTGAAGGCTATGCTGGACCTCAAGGACCTCCCGGACCCCCTGGATCTCCTGGCCGCTCCATTGCTGGTAAACCTGGATCTCCAGGTGGTCCTGGCAAACCTGGCAGGCCTGGAGACTCTGGTGAGAAGGGAGATACTGGAGCCACTGGCCCTCAAGGACCTAGGGGAGTCCCTGGATCACCAGGAAGCCCTGGACCTGCCGGCCTCTCTGCTACTGGCAAGCCTGGACCCTCAGGTCTTCCTGGAGCAATGGGACCTAGAGGAGAGCCTGGTCTGAAAGGACACCCAGGTATCCCCGGACTGCCAGGCTCTAAGGGTGATAGAGGGGTGGGAGCACCTGGGCCTCAGGGTGAGACAGGACCTGAAGGGGCCACGGGTCCACCTGGAGCTCCAGGTCCAGCTGGAGTTGGAAGGCCAGGAAAACCAGGTTCCCCAGGTGAGCCAGGAAAATCAGGTAGCCCAGGTAGCGATGGTGCCCCTGGTCCCATGGGACCTCAGGGACCTAAGGGACACACCGGTGCCCCAGGTGTTGGTCTCCCAGGTAAACCAGGTGAGAATGGTGCCCCCGGTCTGCCTGGTTCAAGTGGCCCTAAAGGCAACCAGGGACCTTCTGGAGCCCCTGGTGCCCCTGGGGTGCCTGGATATGGAAAGCCAGGTGCAAatggagagaaaggagaaagggGAGCTACAGGTAGCCCTGGTGCTACAGGCCCAAAGGGTGAGCAAGGTCCAACTGGATATACTGGTGCTACTGGTGCAACTGGCCCAACTGGTCCTACTGGACCTCAGGGTGAAAGAGGTTTCACAGGTGCACCTGGTGCTGTTGGCCCTAAAGGTGACACAGGAGCAACTGGTCCTCAGGGACCTAAGGGAAACAAGGGAGATCAGGGAGCACAGGGTTTCCAAGGTAAGCAGGGTTACCCAGGACCAGCTGGTCCTGCTGGGGCCAGAGGGGAAACTGGACCCTCAGGTGAAAAAGGAAATGTAGGTGCCCCAGGTACCCCAGGAGCCCCAGGTATCCCAGGGCCTGCTGGACCCAAAGGTCATCCTGGTCGCCCAGGTGAGCAAGGTCCCTCTGGATCAGATGGTGCACCAGGTTCGAGAGGACCTACTGGGCCTCAAGGTCCCGCTGGTCCTCAAGGCCTCAAGGGACACCCAGGTCTCCCTGGTGCTCCTGGCCCCGCTGGTTTGGCTGCTAAGGGTCTCACTGGACCTGAGGGTCCTCCTGGTCAACCTGGTGAGCCCGGAGCTGATGGAGAACCTGGTCcagctggccctcctggtccCCCTGGCCCTCCCGGTGAGGTTGTATTTGAGAAGGGCAAGGACTTGGGTGTGAGCGAGATTATGGTGAAGTCCCCCATGTCTGCTTTCACTGCAGCTCTGACCACCCCCTACCCTCCTGCTGGCAGCCCCATTAAGTTTGACCACATAGTGTATAATGCTGAGAATcactatgaccctgagtcaggCATTTTCACTTGCCAGGTTCCTGGAGTGTACTTCTTCTCCTATAGCATCCATGTCAATGGAGCTCATGCCCTGGTGGCTCTGTACAAGAATGGCCAGCCTGTTATGTTCACTTATGATGAGTACAACAAGGGTTTCCTTGACCAGATGTCTGGTAGTGCTGTCCTCTTGCTTGATGAGCAGGATACAGTTTACGTCCAGATCCCTGATGATGAGGCCAATGGTGTCTT